The Liolophura sinensis isolate JHLJ2023 unplaced genomic scaffold, CUHK_Ljap_v2 scaffold_44, whole genome shotgun sequence nucleotide sequence GAGTGCGTCGGCAAGATACATCTCTGTTCCTTTCTTGTAGGTCACTTCATAATCAAACTTCTGCAGCCTCAATAGCATGCGTTGTAGTCTCTTCGGGGCGCTGTGTAGGCTTTTGCGGACGATTGATTCCAGTGGTTTATGGTCGGATTCAATCCTGACTTCCTTCCATAGACGTATTGTTCGAACCGTTCAATTCCAAAGACAATGGCGAGCATTTCTCGCTCAATCTGTGCATAATTCTTCTCTGCAGAAGACAAGGAACGCGATGCATAGGCCACCGGCTGGCCATTTTGCATGAGACATGCTCCCAGTCCATCTTGGGAAGCATCGCATTGAAGTACTGTTTCAGCTTTGTCgtcaaaatatctcaaaacaGGAGGACTTGACAAGATATCCTTCACTTCCTGAAGACATTTTCCATGGACTTCTTCATCCCAGAGAAAGTGATTCTCATTTTTGAGAAGTTCTCTTAAAGGGGCAGTTGTCGATGATAGTTTTGGTGCAAATTTCTGGAGGAAGTTGACCATGCCTAACAGACGTTGTGCACTTTTCTTATCCGTCGGGGCTGGCATATCCTTGATTGCCGTCACTTTAGAAGGATCAGCTTTCAATCCAGAAGAAGACAAGATGTGTCTAAGGTATGGAACCTCCCGGCACTTGAGTTGAAACTTACTCTAATTCAGTTTAATGTTCTTCTCACGACATCTGTCAATGAAGGCAATCACCTTTCTGTCGTGATCCTCGTCAGCTTCTTGGTCAGTGTCTCCAACACCAAAAACTTGCTACTTTCACACCATCTAGACCTTCCAGTGCTTCGTTGAGTTTACGCTGGAATTCTTCCGGTGCGGTAGAAATACCAAATGGCATACGGAGCCAGCGGTACCGTCCCCAAGGAGTTTCAAAAGTGGTCAGGTGGCTGCTCTCTTCATCGAGCTCAACGTGCCAGAATCCATTCTTCGCGTCAGCGTGGCTAAAGCATTTAGCATTGGCAAGATCAGGAAGGAGATCATCGATCGTGGGGGTTGGGTAATGGTTTCGTTTCAGAGCAGAGTTCAGAGGTTTTGGATCGATACACAGACGAAGTCGTCCATCGGGTTTAGAAACCACAACCATTGCTGAAATCCAGTCAGTAGGCACGGTGACTGGCTTAATTATACCTTTCTTGGTCAGAGCCTCTAACTCTTCTTTCAGTTTAGGCTGAAGAGCAACAGGAACTTTGCGACATGGCAACTTAACAGGTTGCACTTTGTCGTCGACTTCAAGATGTAGCAGTCCTTCCAGTTTTCCTTCTCCTTGAAAAACATCTCTATAGGAAGacttgatttcattcatggtaACACCAGGCTGTTTCCTTGACTTCACATCATCACTGTGCTGATGCGACAGCAGCATAATATTCTCAGTCTCTACTGTTATAAGATTCATCTGTTGAACCGCTCTGGCTCCCAACAGAGGTCTGTAGTCACCCTTCACGATGACAAATTCAACTCTGTATTTCCTCCCATTCTTAGGATTTTTTATTGAAATGCGGCGTTTCCCGACAGGTATAGTTTCTGTTCCATTGAACATAACAAGGGTTCTTGTGGATTTTTCCACTTTCTTCAGTTGTCTGTCATTGTAGATTTCAGCGTGGAGATTCTCAGGGAGAATATTGACCGTAGCTCCACAGTCCAACTGGAAAACAATAGTTTTGCGATTTAGAATCATACGGGCAAAGATACGTTTTGGAAATCCTTTGCCATTGGTGTCAGTCTGTTTTCCTTTTGAACTTACGGATAGCACATATTCCTCTTCCCCATCTGATGATTCCTCATCAGTGTCCACTTGATGAACTTTATGCTGTCTCTGTTTGCCTTTATTTGGACATTTGGACGAAAAGTGATTGGGTTTATCACAGTGGGAGCAAACTTTACCCCAGGCAGGGCATTTTTCCTTAACAAAAGGATGACGTTTGCCACAGAATTTACATTCCAGCTCTGAATGGTTCTTCTGTTTCCCTTTATGTTGCTTCTGCGTTTTCTGTCTGTGTTGGGTTTTGTTCTTATGTTTGTCTCTTACCTGGTGAACTTCGTCAACAGAAGCCATAGATTTCATTTGCTGAGAAGCCGATTCATGTGCTCTGCACACATCAATGCAAGATTTTAAAGTCAGTCTCGCATCCTGCAACAACCCCTTTCGAGTATTGTTGTCACGAATTCCAACCACAATTCTGTCTCTTATTAAGCTATCTTCCAGCTGTCCATAATTGCACGTCTTTGCAAGTGTACGAAGCACTGCAACATACGAGTCAACAGTCTCTGATGTCTCCTGGTCTCGGCGATTAAAGCAGTATCTCTCGTAAGTTTCATTGGTCTCTCCgacacaaaatgtttcaaacttctGCAGTACAATGTCTATATCCTGTTTATCCTCTTCCTGTGTGAAGGTTAAACCATCAAGAATATCCAATGCATCCACGCCTATACAAGTCAGTAGGGTAGCAGTCCTGTATTTACTTTCCGAATCACAAAGTCTAGTTGCGATTTCATAATTGTCCCACATCCGTCTGGATTTTTTCCAATTCGTCGCCAAGTTTCCTTTCAGACCCAGTGGTTGGCAGTGGAATGTTTGTAGggacatgtacaacattagGAGCGTGTATATTGTTAGCTTGTTCTTCCGCCATTTTCCAGGAATTACAATAACACAAGTCAGTGTGTCACATACTGGGCTTCCGTAGAAAATGCAGCACATCTATATAGAGCACAAGTGTCATGGAGCTTCACCAGAGTAAACTCGATTGTCCTACACGCGACATCGTAGAAATCCAGCTTACAGTGCAAAGGCCAAATGTCCGTAACGGGCTTCCATACTTTTTTTGCTCCAGCGTTGGGGAGAACAGTCAATCACACTAAAAATCAAGCTAATGTTCACAGAGTCCACTGTTATTTCCGTTTGCAATGTTCAGAATCGATTATTTTCACAGTGTCCATTCTCAAAATTCACAAGTTTTGAAAGTCACTCACTGTCTGTAAACAACACTCCCGCGCGAGTTGAGCCACTTGTACGATCAGCGCACAGAGAAAATACGCCAATGTCCGTTGGTACAGAGTTTCAAATTTACCACACGACTGGACGGGAATCTTATCCCAGTTCTGACAACATGTTTCCTCGCTTTGGGTGCTCCGGGAGTTGAATAATTGAACAGAATTCTGATAGTTCGAACAAGTCAACTGTTTTACTGAAGATAACATCGCAACCCTACAGCAGGGTCCTGCAACGTCGGACCAGGGGAGTATGTAAAACTACACTTATTGGAAACGGACTTACGTTAGGCCAATTACGTGacagcggtcatcagttttcaatgatgccgggcagacaatgaatattccaagCATGGATTCCATGTCAAAGTTCAAGTTCGTattccgtgaatgagttccaggtcaaataacagctaaacaagtatctcagtcgcgctttaattgcaactgttcataaaggcatcatgctgatgtaataagcatggctacctttacggcccctagccccaggttaagcggtattagatacagtttgaaaatgacgagcgttacagaccctatccgatcagattatgattcaaaagtaacggacgattacgtctttcccgctaatatgtaaagatctcatgctacaagaggcgccatgtatgatgttacacatgagatacaagatagacggttacactgggcaaccagcgccatctatgttgttaaataccatgtacgtgatagatatgtacatatggagaacagcgccatctgtgtggttgatcacaatgcagatcgccagagattctgaacgctctgtccatacctgccaacaagagtgttatactcattgtaaaatttgagaaacttagaatgaaggcgtttgatggagtatccttgacaaactagtttttgaactagcaacttgtgacgcagattaaagtcattacaattaacgcaagatctgacaaatgctacaaggcgagatatgtatacgccatatgcaggaccctttggtatattgatatctaaataaggataatttactatatcaaaattgaaatgatCCCTTTTGTcttaaaggcggcgtgaaaggagaccttgtccgtctttgtacagatatagatccaaataagatgtaccatcaggactatctgttctctcctttaaatccaatgaaggcggatagatttccttcaccgcttcagtaATATGGGGATtttttaacgccagtagatcatcaatataccgtttggtaaatgaaaaggatcgagctttaaaaatattacttttttagtaatttctgcatatagtcgtaatCATTGAAAACAGATATAGGTCTGCCAAATGAGGCGCACaactggtacccattggaatacctatgcactgttggtaaatggtatctctgaatttcacatagatgttattaatgagaaattcaagtaattcaataaataatgtaacatcgcatgagtggtaacctttataaagagtagaactaaagaaagccttattgcttctgacgttaatgtacgTAAAAAGACATTCCAATTTGTACACCCCCTcgcaattccctgaacagctatcagggaataatacgtgacagggatcaaGATATAATTGACCTATCCGAAGAGGAAATATGCACAGAACTGCAATCACAGGGTGTCACCAGACTTAAACGTTTCactacgaagaaatctggtaacatccttaAACTAAATAATTACCTGTTGCCCTTTAAGACTACCTCCCTTTCGTCGTATATCTatattggcccgtatagggttggaTTTATATTCCTAACCCGACACATTATTTCGACTGCCAAAAGATTGGTCATGGTAAGGatcaatgtaaaaataaactggtttgcttTCGGTGCGGCAGTGAGGGTTATGACGGTTTTGACTGCAGTAGCTTagttaagtgctgcaattgcggtggggatcacatggcctcctctagggactgtccaCTGTTCgttaaagaaaatcaaataataaagataaagtcaaaaacaatttttcttACCAGGAAGCCCGCAAATTAGTGTCACCCTCTAATACTACTCCGCAGACTTcctttgccaatgtggtcagaCGAGTAACAGCTATTGCTGTTGAAACTTCATTTGCTTGGCAATTTGTTAACGACAAACCTAATTCTACTGCTGTGCAATTTTCGACTCAACCTGCGCTTAATTCTTGCTCAACCCAgactacaaaaaataaaaccagtaaatagtATCGAACAAACTCACAAACCTGATCCCAAAGCCTCTAAAgataaaaatgccaaaaataaacatcaaaataatgataataaacctagtgaccatacagagcgtccctctaaggccaatagggatcctgtccaaactttgaataagtttggatcgttggaggacatTGATCCTTCGACATCGGATGCGGATGTgctggatacatcacccgcaccaggcatatctaacagccgatctccaaggaagagtcgtcctcggtccaaacaaagataaatctcctatacgcctccctccataatgtctgtATACCACACAGTTATACAGTGGATTTGTTGAGATCTTCAGGTAATGTtttttgaaataacacagtttaatcatttaattaattCTACTGTCCTTtatcttcaggaaactcatttaaaaacatcatacaaagataaaataactcttaaaattattcattatagaGTACTTACTCAAGTAAAGACGAACAAGCAACAGGCGTCTTttctatcttcatcaataacaatattattcacagtcctgtttccttggaTACacagcttcaggctgtggccgttcgtgtttcattatctgaaacaatcacattatgttcagtgtatattccttcgaatatttctttgtcagctttccagttgcaaaattcaaaagaacaattgccaaaaccttttataatgatgggagattttaattcccatccccccccccacggggcagtaataacataaataataaatgcaaGATAGTGAAAGACTTCTTATGAAACGAGGAACTGTTATGAAACTTTAATGAAATAACACATCTGGTTCAATCATTCAATCctgttgccctgtgtcttcaggaaactcacctaaAGActtctgacaaagataaaaattattcactttataaCACTTATTGTGATGTAgtagagcgagctgcaggcggctcttcgttattcataaataacaatattatccacagccctgttgctctccATAcggagcttcaggctgtggccgttcgtgtttcattatctgaaacagtcacattattttcggtgtatatacctccgaacacttctttgtcagcttttcagttacatagtctaaaagaacaattacctaaaccgtttataatactgggaCATTTTAATGACCATCACCCCCTtgggggcagtaataacataagtaataagggcaagatagtagaagacttcttatctaaggaggaactgtgttatttcaatgatgattCCAATatctatttacatccgggtaatagcgcttattctgctatcgatctcactataacagatccatcacttctccttgaatTTTCTTAGAACGTGCATGACGATTTCTGTGATactgaccattttcctattattcTAGAGCATATCACTAGTAAATCTTTAAAACTTGTAGCTTGTTGAAAATTCGATAACGCAGATTGGattgcatttgagatgttctacgaggctgatatcactcctgagactctcaatgcagcagatgatcctatattaaaaatttactgagattgttttacgagctgccgataaaACTATACTTAAGACCTGGACAAATCCAAAGGTAACCCCTGTAACAACagtgactgtcgtaaagccatgaAGGACCGGAAAAAAGGCTAAACGCAGATTTAAGCATTGTCCTGCTGACACTAATTAAAACCAGGTTtgtaattttagagctaaagctcgtcgattactcaagtccaagaggcAATCTTGTTGGCGTTACTTTGTTTCAGACATTACGTCAGAAACACcaatgcgtaaggtctggaacttaagggcaaaaacaataaagccaAAGTTCAGCTTTTGAGAGATGGAGATGATATATTAATTTTTCCACCTCATATTGTAAAGAAATTTGCataaaccagaaggagaaaattaaattgcccagTAATAACATAAGTAATAACGGCAAGATAGCAGAAGACTTCTAATAAAGGATgaattgtgttatttcaatgatggttccaATACCTagttacatccgggtaatggtgCTTATTCTGCTATGGGTCTCCCTActacagatccatcacttcttgatttttcttggaagatgcatgacgatctttgtggtagtgaccattttcctataaccCTAGAGCATATTACTTCTAATTCCTTTTAAACATATAGCTCGGTGAAAGTTCGATATCGAAGACTGGATAGCATTTGACATGTTTTTTGAGGCTGATgtctctccagagactctcaatgcagcagacgatcctattttaaaatttaatgagcgtGTTTTACGAACTggtgataaaactatacttaagacctcgacaaattcaacatccaaaagtaaaacataaaaaaaatcacatagaAATGCTCTTATCATTCTGCAAAGTATTGCTGACACCTAATTATCCGGATtacaaatttttatatattacgATAGGTCAAAGGAttgttgcggctgcggctgtcttagaacagtGCGTCATTGCTCTTCCTCTTTCACCTTCATTTTCTATCTTCTCTGCAGAAGCCAGGGTTATACTTCTGGCCTTATTATACGTTTCCAGAAGGCAGTGATATACAGTgcctcgctgtcttgcctttggCATTTCAGAATactaaattttaaaatccaATTATTCTTGAGATTTTAGCCAAACagagaaaactaattaaaacatgaaaagattttattttctgttggatatcaagtcatattggtatccatggaaacacagtcgtagacggATAAACTAATAGCGTTCTCTGGTTGATcaaaattggactatgggtccatgATTTACGGTTCCGCAAGCAAATATTAAACTGTTGGATCcggtccatcaccaaggtttgaggctcagccttggtacTTTTACAATCTCACCAATAGAAATTTTACACGTTGAGGCTAACGAGCTTAAAGCTCGGTCGGGAAACCCTGcctatgactgtgttttcagtcttttttttttgttttttgttttggtagATTAATATAATAGCTGTCGTAGCAAAATCTCTTTTTTGGTGTTCGTGTTCGGGGCTATAATGTGGAAGCTGACATGaagctagaggatatagctccagtatcatttccggagtctcctccctgacTTCTTCAACAACCTAAATTCCTATTTGATCTACGAGAACATAACAAATCCAACACAAACCcacttataattcagcaaatgttttctgaaattaaggctaatttACGGATTATAAAGTTATATACACTAATGGGTCAGAACAGTGGGTCTCTTCTCTTCGCCttccaccttcatcttctagcTTTTGTGCTGGGGCgtgggctatactcctggcttTCTCATGTGTCACGCCCACAGACCAGTGGTATGTAGTGACTCTCTCtctcctgccttttggcaatacagactaataaattgaaaaatccattaattcttGAAATAATAGTTAGAGTTATGTAGAAAACTAATTACGACTGGGAACACAGTAGTAGACATGGAGGCAAAAGGCTGCCCTTAGtaaatccatatcaaaatttaaaattccgTATACTGATATTCGATCGAGCacttttaaatatattcgtcacCTTTGGCTGTGTGAATGAGTTTGCTGGATGAGCAAACTTTTTAGCATTAAGCCTTTTAGCATACTGAAGGCTGAGTTGAATACgacggttatataaagaaggctcattagtcTCCACGTCtaccatgttcggcaaagattctctatagagtcaactctatatatgatttatttgacagcatcgctggcgatgttgtcataaactatttgaaggtcattggcctatatcataaaatataaattttaattgtaaatatttgtagaTAAAAAGGTATACTATTGTTTagatatgctggttttcgaattttgtttttttttcttatctgattttaaaaaggcctgaactttttgtttaatttttgatgCTCTTACTATCATGttgaaaaccttaaccgtctcgtgttttcaccttgttctttCCACGctattgctgaaatattgccgattgAGCGTTAAgcgataatcattcattctctGCGTGTAAACTTTCTAtgggtgaggttctaaaagcacaaAGGCTCATTCTCAAACCTTGGTGacgaacaggatccaacatttttatatacgaCTTCCTTTCGGAACCGTAAATCAtagacccatagtccaatttaaaCCTCTGGAGAAAGCGATATAGACTGAGTAACACAGAGCGGTtggcaccccaatcggtgctagactcGAGCTGAATCTTGCGTTAAGGGTCAAGATAAAGTTTCTATGACAAAAATGCTTACGGACAGATtcagacgttgaaaatctaaaatcgTTTCCAGTTGCCTATTTCTCGAGCATTTGACGTTTGATAGTATTAATGCTGAACAAAGTAAAGCACAGAATGCCGCCTTAGGACAAACCCATTTCCTGCTGACGAGAGTCAGAAAGGGTGGATTTTACCCGCAACTTCAACTGACGATGAGATAAAAATTCTGGCATAAATATTGGTAAACGGCCTTCGTCCACGAGGTCTGTTTAAAAACCATATTTCCATATTTGCCATAAGCCTTTTCAAAGTCGAAAAACATCtataccacatgttcattatttatgaGACCTTCATGAACAAAGGTTTCAAATctaacaaggtgatccatagtagATCTACCTCGTCGAAAACCGCATTGTATACCTAAAAGTAATTTGTTGGttttaagaaacaaaacatgtctGTAATTAATTATAGTCTTACAGATTCAGCTGGGAAGAGCTGTCACGTGGTACTTAGGCGGATCAGCATGAACCTTGCGCGGTAATACACGCCTTCCGCCATGATgttggaaaattaccagttatacAAATATCATTAACCAAGTCCAAGAGAATCTCCAGTGACAAagatggtaaatgattcagaaacttataatatacgttatcagatcacaagcagtatcgtggtcCTTTTATAATGCAGTTTTCAGTTCATCCATgttaaaaggacgattataatcttctacaTTTtgagaagaaaagggcaatttaattttctcttgGGTGTAATATGGAATTGTGAAGTATAATTCTGAGAAAAAGATTTCTTACAAAATGTTTCACCTAGTTTATTTGCAATATCATACttgggggttaacgtcgtactcaacaattttttagtcatacgacgacgaagggatcattagggtgcatgtacgtgtaatgtgcctccttgttgcaggacggatttccatcgctcttttatttagtgctgcttcactgagacgacttaccgaaggcaagtaagctgcgccgcccgagccattatactgatacgggtcaaccagttgtttcactatccccttcatgctgaacgccaagcgaggaagttacaacttcctcttttaaagtcttaggtgtgactcaatcaaggattgatcctggttctaccggtcccgaaacggacgctctaccaactgttaTTTGCTATATCAGGTGGTGAAATTGACACATTATCTACATCTTACAAATCCTGAAcctttgctttattatttttgcccttaagtttctgaatcatgttcCAGACCTAACGCATGTAAGGTGTTTTTGACGCAATGCCTGAAAGAAAATTTCGCCATGAAGATCGTCTCCTGTttttgagtaatcgacgagccatAGTTCTAAAAATACAAACCTGGTTCAAGTTATAGTCAGTAGGACATACATTACGGCCTTTTTACGGTTTTCAATGGCTTTGCGATAGTcgttatcataccagggtttactattggattttggatttatcgaggtcttagggatcgttctatcggcagctagtaaaacaagttcattaaattttaatataggatcatctgctgcattgagagtctctgtagtgatatcagcctcgcagaacattTCAAATGCGATCTAATCTGCGGTATCGAATTTTGCCACACGTTCCACAGAATTAGATATGATATTTTTTAGGATAAGAGAGAAATGATCACTACAACAAAGATCATCATGCActctccaagaaaaatcagggAGAAGTGAGGGATCAGTGATAGTGATATCGATAGCAAAATAAGAGTTATTACCCgcatgtaaataggtattacggccatcattaaaataacacagttcctcatCAGATaagaatgaacgattatggcttaacgccacatcggcaatatctcaggcatatcgtggtgagaacaTGTTGAAAACACGAGGCCGTtcaggttttcgatatgataatgaaaacatcaaacataaaacaaaaatgtttaaacatgtttaaaaacaagtaaaaaaatcCGAAACAGTTAAATTCGGAAAccattacattttttaaaaatagtatatttagaaaaaactgtatatgtatctttatttatatatattaacattaaaatttaaatctgatgataaaggccaatggccatcaaataaatcatatagggttgactgtgtagaatctttgccggaCATAGCCaaattctacacagtcaaccaagatatgtttcgggagcactgctcccatctaggatgaaagtgtgtgtgtgtgttagacgagattgcccaatacgacacctcgttaaaactacttggtctctacgagacattcgATAAGTATAAGAACTGTAGCCATTGACAGGATgtatagcatgcagtttattatgggcctgcaaatcccattcaccctgccaaaggcgacgaatatatttaagaatgtttgATCTAAAGTCATTTTACgagattttaacttttgatatggatttaccaatatgacttgatatccaacaaaatataatatctttacctcttttaattagttttgtATGTAAGGCCAAAatttcaagtatcaatggatttattaatttatatactgtattacCAACAGGTAGGGGAGCGAGTCAGTGCATATTATCGTCTTTTGAGCATGTCCAGGAGAAACATAAGGCCAGTAGTATAGGCTATCACAGCCTATGACTTTGACAGCCGCAGTTgtaaccctgtccccatcctttgacccgtcagtgtatataaatttataatccgaatatttagccCTAATTTTAGCAAAACCTTGGtaaattataagaggatttgtatatgacttttttatgttttcgtaGAGTAAATATTAATTAGGGTTCTGGAAGTAGCCAGGGAGAAGACTTCGGAAAAGACACCgaagctatatcctccagcttcatgttagctcccacaatatggtcccgtttATGAAGGccaaacggagggatcttgttaggacatttattaaattaatcTACATATGATGTATTGAAAACAGTCGTAGGCaaggtttgttggatgagcatattgaaggctgagttttatacgtcggttatataaagaaggctcatttgcctccacgtataatctttctactggtgaagttctcaaagcaccaaggctgagcctcaaaccttgctGATGGACCGGATCCAACATTTCAAGATAGGATTTCCTTGCGGAagcgtaaatgatggatccatagtccaatttagacctcaccagagaacgatataaattacgtaaaacagatcggtcagcacGCCAATCGATGCTAGACACGACCTAAATTATGTcaagagcctttgtacatttagctttgaGTATTTTAATGTGAGGCATAAAAGATAATTTCTTATGTAATGTAActcctaaaaatttatttcccCAACAATCTTCACTGGTTTTCGATAAAATTTAAGCTCGGGGTCTAGATGAAGTTTCAAAGTTTGTTACAAAGATGGATACCGActgttttagacgttgaaaatctaaaaccattggcaactgcccagttctcgattttattgagacaaagctgcagtcgCCGCTCGATGTTGTTGGTATTTTTAGCACGATaccatatcaggaaatcatc carries:
- the LOC135481408 gene encoding uncharacterized protein K02A2.6-like encodes the protein MLYMSLQTFHCQPLGLKGNLATNWKKSRRMWDNYEIATRLCDSESKYRTATLLTCIGVDALDILDGLTFTQEEDKQDIDIVLQKFETFCVGETNETYERYCFNRRDQETSETVDSYVAVLRTLAKTCNYGQLEDSLIRDRIVVGIRDNNTRKGLLQDARLTLKSCIDVCRAHESASQQMKSMASVDEVHQVRDKHKNKTQHRQKTQKQHKGKQKNHSELECKFCGKRHPFVKEKCPAWGKVCSHCDKPNHFSSKCPNKGKQRQHKVHQVDTDEESSDGEEEYVLSVSSKGKQTDTNGKGFPKRIFARMILNRKTIVFQLDCGATVNILPENLHAEIYNDRQLKKVEKSTRTLVMFNGTETIPVGKRRISIKNPKNGRKYRVEFVIVKGDYRPLLGARAVQQMNLITVETENIMLLSHQHSDDVKSRKQPGVTMNEIKSSYRDVFQGEGKLEGLLHLEVDDKVQPVKLPCRKVPVALQPKLKEELEALTKKGIIKPVTVPTDWISAMVVVSKPDGRLRLCIDPKPLNSALKRNHYPTPTIDDLLPDLANAKCFSHADAKNGFWHVELDEESSHLTTFETPWGRYRWLRMPFGISTAPEEFQRKLNEALEGLDGVKVASFWCWRH